A genomic segment from Verrucomicrobiia bacterium encodes:
- a CDS encoding glycosyl hydrolase, with protein MKKPDKIYAACVNVILLLLTLTLFSCLPAVAQVETQPALEAGWTNPPNAARLRAYWWWLNGNVTKASISRDLEEMKAKGFGGAVIVDAGGAEQEGNGRVPHGPAFLTPEWRELFKHTLREANRLGLEMSLNIQSGWNLGGPMVTADDAAKKLVWSELQITGPTNFTASLPSPRARENYYRDLFVVAYRLQRTGTGHATLQNWQQKALYKTLEPSSAPISTPLFQETPMAAGEEDTHSGEVIDLTAKLNSAGQLDWSIPVGTWQILRFGCTIGEHSYVSTSSDGWKGFAIDVFDAGAFQRYWDAVVEPLIADAGPLAGSALKYLHTDSWEVEAVNWTPTLRAEFLKRRGYDLLPYLPTLAGRIVNDRELSDRFLADYRKTLGDLAIDNHYRLFRDNAHRHGLEIHPESGGPHAVPIDAQRCLGWDDVPMSEFWAWSWMHRIGDENRYFVKQPASAAHTYGHVITQDEGFTTIGPHWQETIWDNLKPSFDKAICEGMNRLVWHAFVCSPAEMGVPGQQYFAGTHLNPNVTWWSKAGPFLNYINRCQFMMQQGLFDADVCYYYGDHVPNFSQLKKSDPAKILPGYDYDVITEEALLERMSVRDKRLMLPDGMSYRVLVLPDRAIISLPVLRKLKELVANGATVIGPRPVQASGLQGYPESDAEVAKLAAGIWGNCDGKNVTEFSFGQGRIIWGRTAREVLRADGIQPDFEFSGGGTNTDIDYIHRTAGNTEIYFVANRSKHSENLLCQFRVAGKVPEYWNAVSGEHYFVDGSAEPDGRTKVALTLDPCGSGFVIFRGTNAPANIQAGGNFLKLSPRTELEGPWTVNFDPKWGGPESVEFRQLASWTARPEPGIKYYSGTAIYRKRFDLPPGGAKSDSQLWLDLGEVHELAEVRLNGKNLGVLWTPPFRVNISDAATPLRNELEIEVVNFWPNRIIGDQSLPAAQRFTRTNIRKLTATTALMESGLIGPVRILAQP; from the coding sequence AAAGCGAAAGGCTTCGGCGGCGCGGTGATCGTTGATGCCGGTGGCGCTGAACAGGAGGGCAATGGTCGCGTGCCGCACGGCCCCGCATTTCTCACGCCGGAATGGCGCGAACTTTTTAAACACACCTTGCGCGAGGCCAATCGCCTTGGCCTGGAAATGAGCCTTAATATCCAAAGCGGTTGGAATCTCGGCGGCCCGATGGTCACTGCGGATGATGCCGCAAAAAAACTCGTCTGGTCGGAATTGCAAATCACCGGCCCCACAAATTTCACGGCTTCGCTCCCATCACCCAGGGCGCGCGAAAATTATTATCGTGATTTATTCGTCGTGGCGTATCGCCTCCAGCGCACCGGAACTGGACATGCAACGCTTCAAAATTGGCAACAGAAGGCGCTCTATAAAACGCTGGAACCTTCCTCGGCGCCAATCTCGACGCCGTTGTTCCAGGAAACTCCAATGGCTGCGGGCGAAGAAGACACGCACAGCGGCGAAGTGATTGACCTCACTGCAAAATTGAATTCCGCTGGCCAACTGGATTGGAGCATCCCTGTTGGCACATGGCAAATCCTTCGGTTCGGCTGCACTATCGGCGAACATTCCTATGTCTCGACTTCCAGCGACGGCTGGAAAGGCTTCGCGATTGACGTCTTCGATGCCGGCGCATTCCAGCGTTATTGGGATGCGGTAGTCGAACCGCTCATCGCCGATGCCGGACCGCTCGCGGGCAGCGCCTTGAAATATTTGCACACGGATAGTTGGGAAGTGGAGGCAGTTAATTGGACGCCTACCTTGCGCGCCGAATTTCTGAAGCGCCGGGGTTACGATCTGCTGCCTTATCTGCCGACCCTCGCTGGACGGATCGTCAACGATCGCGAATTGAGCGATCGCTTTTTGGCGGATTACCGCAAGACGCTCGGCGACCTCGCGATTGATAATCACTACCGCCTCTTTCGCGACAACGCCCACCGGCATGGTTTGGAAATTCATCCCGAGTCCGGCGGACCGCACGCGGTACCGATTGACGCCCAGCGCTGCCTCGGCTGGGACGATGTTCCCATGAGCGAATTCTGGGCGTGGTCGTGGATGCACCGCATCGGCGATGAAAACCGTTACTTCGTCAAACAACCGGCCTCGGCGGCGCACACTTACGGCCACGTCATCACGCAGGACGAAGGCTTCACCACCATCGGGCCGCATTGGCAGGAAACCATTTGGGACAATCTCAAACCGTCGTTCGACAAAGCGATCTGCGAAGGCATGAACCGACTCGTGTGGCATGCGTTCGTTTGTTCGCCCGCTGAAATGGGCGTGCCCGGCCAGCAATATTTTGCGGGGACACATTTGAATCCGAATGTCACGTGGTGGTCGAAGGCCGGACCGTTTTTGAATTACATCAACCGTTGCCAATTCATGATGCAACAAGGGCTTTTCGATGCGGACGTCTGCTATTACTACGGCGACCATGTCCCCAATTTCTCGCAATTAAAAAAATCCGATCCCGCGAAAATCCTGCCCGGTTACGATTACGATGTCATCACCGAGGAAGCCTTGTTGGAACGGATGTCGGTTCGCGATAAGCGGCTGATGCTTCCCGACGGGATGAGTTATCGCGTGCTGGTATTGCCGGATCGCGCAATCATTTCATTGCCGGTGCTGCGCAAATTGAAGGAACTCGTCGCGAATGGCGCAACTGTGATCGGCCCCAGGCCGGTTCAAGCGAGCGGCCTGCAAGGGTATCCCGAAAGCGATGCGGAGGTGGCGAAATTAGCCGCCGGTATCTGGGGTAATTGTGATGGAAAAAATGTGACTGAATTTTCGTTTGGCCAAGGGCGAATCATTTGGGGTCGGACCGCGCGGGAAGTCCTGCGGGCCGATGGCATCCAGCCTGATTTTGAATTTAGCGGAGGCGGAACAAACACCGACATTGATTATATCCACCGCACGGCTGGAAATACGGAAATCTATTTCGTCGCCAACCGCTCGAAGCATTCAGAAAATCTGCTCTGCCAATTTCGGGTGGCCGGCAAAGTTCCGGAATATTGGAACGCGGTTTCCGGCGAACATTATTTCGTGGACGGCAGCGCTGAACCGGACGGGCGCACGAAGGTCGCATTAACGCTGGATCCTTGCGGTTCCGGGTTCGTGATTTTTCGCGGCACGAATGCGCCAGCGAATATCCAAGCCGGTGGGAATTTTTTGAAATTGTCTCCGCGCACGGAACTTGAAGGGCCGTGGACGGTAAATTTTGATCCGAAATGGGGCGGACCTGAATCGGTGGAATTTCGGCAACTGGCAAGTTGGACGGCGCGGCCCGAACCCGGCATCAAATATTATTCGGGCACGGCCATTTACAGGAAGCGTTTCGATTTGCCGCCCGGCGGGGCAAAATCCGATTCGCAGCTTTGGCTTGATCTCGGGGAAGTCCATGAACTGGCTGAAGTCCGATTGAATGGAAAAAATCTTGGAGTGCTTTGGACACCGCCGTTTCGCGTCAACATCAGCGACGCGGCCACGCCGCTGCGTAACGAACTCGAAATCGAAGTGGTAAACTTTTGGCCGAACCGAATCATCGGCGATCAATCTCTCCCAGCGGCGCAGCGCTTCACCCGTACGAACATTCGCAAGCTCACGGCAACGACCGCCCTGATGGAGTCCGGTCTGATCGGCCCGGTGCGGATTTTGGCGCAGCCTTGA